One window of the Hippoglossus hippoglossus isolate fHipHip1 chromosome 9, fHipHip1.pri, whole genome shotgun sequence genome contains the following:
- the LOC117767713 gene encoding L-serine dehydratase/L-threonine deaminase-like, translating to MKTQQPLHVATPVRQSLALTKVAGTSIYLKLDSSQPTGSFKIRGIGHLCQTWAERGCERFVCCSGGNAGMAAAYSARQLGVPATIVVPSVTPNLTVERLMDEGATVVIHGKALNESIEYGEQLVANNPGWVLISPFDDPLIWEGHTSLVKELERDLRQKPGAIVLSVGGGGLLNGVVEGLRRANWADVPIVAMETIGAHSLNAAMKAGELVTLPAITSVATTLGLTRVSAQTMKLVQEHTVFSELVSDQEAVKAVEHFVDDEKVLVEPACGAALAAVYSGVIKRLQDEGKLAQNLGPVVIVVCGGNNISMGQLWKLKKQLGII from the exons ATGAAGACCCAGCAGCCTCTCCATGTGGCCACTCCAGTGAGGCAGAGCCTTGCCCTGACCAAAGTGGCTGGTACCTCCATTTACCTCAAGCTGGACTCATCTCAGCCAACAGGGTCCTTTAAGATCAGGGGCATCGGGCACCTCTGCCAAACT tgGGCAGAGCGAGGATGTGAGCGGTTTGTCTGCTGCTCAG GAGGAAACGCTGGTATGGCTGCAGCTTACTCTGCCCGTCAGCTCGGGGTTCCTGCCACCATCGTCGTCCCGAGCGTCACACCCAATCTCACAGTGGAGAGGCTGATGGACGAGGGCGCCACTGTGGTCATTCATGGCAAG GCTCTAAATGAAAGCATTGAATATGGAGAGCAGCTCGTGGCCAACAACCCCGGCTGGGTGCTCATCTCTCCGTTTGACGACCCCCTTATCTG ggaaGGCCACACGTCTCTGGTGAAGGAGCTGGAGCGAGACTTAAGGCAGAAGCCGGGCGCCATCGTGTTGTCGGTGGGAGGTGGAGGCCTGCTGAACGGAGTGGTGGAGGGACTGCGGCGCGCCAACTGGGCTGATGTACCCATTGTAGCCATGGAAACCATTGGAGCACATAGCCTCAATGCCGCCATGAAGGCTGGCGAGCTGGTCACTTTACCTGCTATTACCAG TGTTGCAACCACTCTGGGCCTGACGCGTGTCTCTGCACAGACCATGAAACTGGTGCAGGAGCACACAGTTTTCTCAGAACTCGTCTCGGACCAAGAAGCTGTAAAAGCTGTGGAACACTTTGTAG ATGATGAGAAGGTCCTGGTGGAGCCGGCCTGTGGCGCGGCCCTGGCAGCTGTGTACAGTGGCGTCATCAAACGGCTGCAGGACGAGGGCAAGCTGGCGCAGAACCTGGGCCCCGTGGTCATCGTGGTGTGCGGGGGCAACAACATCAGCATGGGGCAGCTGTGGAAGCTGAAAAAACAGCTGGGTATTATCTAG